Proteins co-encoded in one Streptomyces sp. NBC_01283 genomic window:
- a CDS encoding elongation factor G-like protein EF-G2, whose translation MGDKANAHPGAAGRATAADHPASVRNVVLVGHSGSGKTTLVEALALTAGAVNRAGRVEDGTAVSDYDDIEHRQQRSVQLSLVPVEWDGFKINLLDTPGYADFVGELRAGLRAADAALFVVSAADGVDGATRMVWEECAAVGMPRAIVVTHLEAARADFREMTRTCAAAFGADDPDAVLPLYLPLHGAKGPDGHAPVTGLVGLLSQRIFDYASGERKESEPGEDQLPLIEDARDKLIEGIIAESEDESLMDRYLSGEELDFKTLVDDLERAVARGIFHPVLAAAPAAEGARQGIGTVELLELITGGFPTPLEHPAPAVTTPGGKARPALTCDPAGPLVAEVVKTASDPYVGRVSLVRVFSGTLRPDETVHVSGHGLADRGHEDHDVDERIGALSSPFGKHQRTLSSCIAGDMACVAKLNRAETGDTLSAKDDPLLMEPWDMPDPLLPLAIQAHSKADEDKLSQGLSRLVAEDPTMRLEQNQDTHQVVLWCLGEAHADVALERLRSRYGVQVDVVSHKVSLRETFAGRSAGRGRHVKQSGGHGQYAICEIEVEPLPGGSGIEFVDKVVGGAVPRQFIPSVEKGVRAQAARGVAAGYPLIDVRITLLDGKAHSVDSSDAAFQTAGALALREAAADARIHLLEPVAEVRVLVGDDHVGSVMSDFSGRRGRVVGTEQAPGGRTLVRAEVPEIEIGRYAVDLRSLSQGTARFSRTYARHEPMPPQLSERIREQAQDVT comes from the coding sequence ATGGGCGACAAGGCGAACGCACACCCCGGAGCCGCCGGCAGGGCTACAGCGGCCGACCACCCCGCGTCCGTACGGAATGTGGTGCTGGTCGGCCACAGCGGATCGGGCAAGACGACTCTGGTGGAGGCCCTCGCGCTGACCGCGGGGGCGGTGAACCGGGCGGGCCGTGTGGAGGACGGCACAGCCGTGTCCGACTACGACGACATCGAGCACCGGCAACAGCGCTCGGTACAGCTTTCCCTGGTGCCGGTCGAATGGGACGGCTTCAAGATCAATCTCCTGGACACACCCGGGTACGCCGATTTCGTCGGCGAGTTACGGGCCGGTCTGCGCGCGGCGGACGCGGCCCTTTTCGTCGTTTCGGCGGCCGACGGCGTGGACGGCGCGACGCGCATGGTGTGGGAGGAGTGCGCGGCGGTCGGCATGCCGCGGGCCATCGTGGTGACGCACCTGGAGGCGGCCCGCGCCGACTTCAGGGAGATGACGCGGACCTGCGCCGCGGCCTTCGGGGCCGACGACCCCGACGCGGTCCTGCCGCTGTACCTGCCGTTGCACGGCGCCAAGGGACCGGACGGCCACGCACCGGTGACCGGTCTGGTCGGGCTGCTCTCGCAGCGGATCTTCGACTACGCGTCCGGCGAACGGAAGGAGTCCGAACCGGGCGAGGACCAGCTCCCCCTCATCGAGGACGCACGCGACAAACTGATCGAGGGGATCATCGCCGAGAGCGAGGACGAGTCCCTCATGGACCGCTACCTCAGCGGCGAGGAACTCGACTTCAAGACCCTGGTGGACGATCTGGAACGGGCCGTGGCACGCGGCATCTTCCACCCCGTGCTCGCGGCGGCCCCCGCGGCCGAGGGCGCCCGGCAGGGCATCGGCACGGTGGAACTCCTCGAACTGATCACGGGCGGCTTCCCCACGCCCCTGGAGCACCCGGCGCCCGCCGTCACCACCCCCGGCGGCAAGGCGCGGCCCGCGCTCACCTGCGATCCCGCGGGACCGCTGGTCGCCGAGGTCGTGAAGACCGCGTCCGACCCCTACGTGGGACGCGTCTCGCTCGTACGGGTCTTCTCCGGCACCCTGCGCCCCGACGAGACGGTGCACGTCTCCGGGCACGGCCTGGCCGACCGCGGCCATGAGGACCACGACGTCGACGAACGCATCGGCGCGCTCTCCTCCCCCTTCGGCAAGCATCAGCGCACGCTCTCCAGCTGTATCGCGGGAGATATGGCCTGCGTCGCCAAGCTGAACCGCGCCGAGACGGGTGACACCCTCTCGGCCAAGGACGATCCGCTCCTGATGGAACCCTGGGACATGCCCGACCCGCTGCTTCCGCTCGCCATCCAGGCGCACAGCAAGGCGGACGAGGACAAGCTCTCCCAGGGGCTCTCCCGGCTGGTCGCCGAGGACCCGACGATGCGCCTGGAACAGAACCAGGACACCCATCAGGTGGTGCTGTGGTGCCTGGGCGAGGCCCACGCCGATGTCGCCCTGGAGCGGCTGCGCAGCCGGTACGGCGTGCAGGTCGACGTGGTGTCCCACAAGGTCTCCCTGCGGGAGACCTTCGCGGGCAGATCGGCGGGGCGCGGCCGTCATGTGAAGCAGTCCGGCGGCCACGGCCAGTACGCGATCTGCGAGATCGAGGTCGAACCGCTGCCGGGCGGCAGCGGCATCGAGTTCGTCGACAAGGTCGTCGGCGGCGCCGTGCCCCGGCAGTTCATCCCGTCCGTCGAGAAGGGCGTGCGCGCGCAGGCCGCGAGGGGTGTGGCCGCGGGCTACCCCCTGATCGACGTACGCATCACGCTGCTCGACGGCAAGGCGCACTCGGTGGACTCCTCCGACGCCGCGTTCCAGACGGCGGGCGCGCTCGCCCTGCGCGAGGCCGCGGCCGACGCCAGGATCCATCTCCTGGAGCCGGTCGCCGAGGTGCGGGTCCTGGTCGGCGACGACCATGTGGGCTCGGTGATGAGCGACTTCTCGGGGCGCCGCGGCCGGGTGGTCGGGACCGAGCAGGCACCGGGCGGGCGCACCCTCGTACGGGCCGAGGTGCCGGAGATCGAGATCGGGCGTTACGCCGTGGACCTGCGGTCCCTCTCGCAGGGCACCGCACGCTTCAGCCGCACGTACGCACGGCACGAACCCATGCCGCCGCAGCTCTCCGAGAGGATCCGTGAACAGGCCCAGGACGTCACCTAG
- the pgsA gene encoding phosphatidylinositol phosphate synthase: MLNKYARAFFTRVLTPFAAFLIRRGVSPDAVTFIGTAGVVAGALVFFPRGEFFWGTIVITLFVFSDLVDGNMARQLGRSSRWGAFLDSTLDRVADSAIFGGLALWYAGSGDDNVLCAVSIFCLASGQVVSYTKARGEAIGLPVAVNGLVERAERLVISLVAAGLAGLHKFGVPGIDVLLPIALWIVAVGSLVTLVQRVVTVRRESAEADAATQGSEATS, translated from the coding sequence ATGCTGAACAAGTACGCGCGTGCATTCTTCACGCGTGTTCTCACACCGTTCGCCGCGTTTCTCATCCGTCGCGGCGTGAGCCCCGACGCGGTCACGTTCATCGGCACGGCCGGTGTGGTGGCGGGCGCGCTGGTCTTCTTCCCCCGCGGCGAGTTCTTCTGGGGCACGATCGTCATCACGCTCTTCGTGTTCTCCGACCTCGTCGACGGGAACATGGCGCGGCAGCTGGGACGCTCCAGCCGCTGGGGAGCCTTCCTGGACTCGACGCTCGACCGGGTCGCCGACAGCGCGATCTTCGGCGGCCTCGCGCTCTGGTACGCGGGCTCAGGCGACGACAACGTCCTGTGCGCCGTCTCCATCTTCTGCCTGGCCAGCGGCCAGGTGGTCTCGTACACGAAGGCGCGCGGCGAGGCGATCGGGCTGCCCGTCGCGGTCAACGGCCTGGTGGAGCGCGCCGAGCGCCTGGTGATCTCGCTGGTCGCCGCGGGCCTCGCGGGGCTGCACAAGTTCGGGGTCCCCGGCATCGACGTCCTGCTGCCCATCGCCCTGTGGATCGTCGCCGTCGGCAGTCTCGTCACGCTCGTCCAGCGCGTTGTGACCGTGCGCAGGGAGTCCGCCGAGGCGGACGCGGCCACGCAGGGCAGTGAGGCCACGTCGTGA
- a CDS encoding phosphatidylinositol mannoside acyltransferase, with product MKDRLTDALYGAAWSSVKKLPEPAAVRLGRTIADAVWKRRGKGVLRLEANYARVVPDATPERLAELSRAGMRSYLRYWMESFRLPSWSRERIKEGFVGKDLHHLTDGLASGKGVILALPHLGNWDLAGAWVTTKLETPFTTVAERLKPETLYDRFVAYREGLGMEVLPHEGGSAFGTLARRLRAGGLVCLVADRDLSASGVEVKFFGDTARMPAGPAILAQQTGALLLPVTLWYDETPVMKGRVHAPIDVPETGTRTEKTSVMTQALADAFATGIADHPEDWHMLQRLWLADLDPAKGPSDGPGTLAEGNTP from the coding sequence GTGAAGGACCGACTGACCGACGCGCTCTACGGTGCCGCCTGGAGTTCGGTCAAAAAGCTCCCCGAGCCGGCGGCCGTGCGCCTGGGCCGGACCATCGCCGACGCCGTGTGGAAGCGGCGTGGCAAGGGAGTCCTGCGCCTTGAGGCGAACTACGCGCGCGTGGTGCCCGACGCGACCCCGGAGCGCCTCGCCGAACTGTCCAGGGCGGGAATGCGCTCGTACCTGCGCTACTGGATGGAGTCGTTCCGGCTGCCGTCGTGGAGCCGGGAGCGCATCAAGGAAGGCTTCGTCGGCAAGGATCTGCACCACCTGACGGACGGCCTCGCCTCCGGAAAGGGCGTCATTCTGGCCCTTCCGCACCTGGGCAACTGGGACCTGGCGGGCGCATGGGTCACCACGAAGCTGGAGACGCCGTTCACGACGGTCGCCGAGCGGCTCAAGCCCGAGACGCTGTACGACCGTTTCGTCGCCTACCGCGAGGGCCTGGGCATGGAGGTCCTGCCGCACGAGGGCGGCTCCGCCTTCGGCACCCTGGCGCGCCGGCTGCGCGCGGGCGGCCTGGTCTGCCTGGTCGCGGACCGGGACCTCTCGGCGTCCGGCGTCGAGGTCAAGTTCTTCGGGGACACCGCGCGGATGCCCGCGGGGCCCGCGATCCTCGCGCAGCAGACGGGGGCGCTGTTGCTGCCGGTCACCCTCTGGTATGACGAGACGCCCGTCATGAAGGGGCGCGTTCACGCCCCCATCGATGTCCCCGAGACAGGTACCCGTACGGAGAAGACGTCTGTCATGACGCAGGCGCTGGCAGACGCCTTCGCCACGGGTATCGCCGACCATCCGGAGGACTGGCACATGCTGCAGCGCTTGTGGCTCGCTGATCTCGACCCCGCGAAGGGGCCCTCCGACGGTCCCGGGACCCTCGCCGAGGGGAACACGCCGTGA
- a CDS encoding glycosyltransferase family 4 protein has translation MKIGIVCPYSWDVPGGVQFHIRDLAEHLIRLGHEVSVLAPADDETPLPPYVVSAGRAVPVPYNGSVARLNFGFLSAARVRRWLHEGTFDVIHIHEPTSPSLGLLTCWAAQGPIVATFHTSNPRSRAMIAAYPILQPALEKISARIAVSEYARRTLVEHLGGDAVVIPNGVDVDFFTKAEPKAEWQGGTLGFIGRIDEPRKGLPVLMKALPKILAERPGTRLLVAGRGDEQEAVASLPAEMRDRVEFLGMVSDEDKARLLRSVDVYVAPNTGGESFGIILVEALSAGAPVLASDLDAFAQVLDQGAAGDLFTNEDADSLAAAALRLLGDPERREELRERGSKHVRRFDWSTVGADILSVYETVADGAAAVAADERSGLRARFGLARD, from the coding sequence GTGAAGATCGGCATCGTCTGCCCTTACTCCTGGGACGTGCCGGGCGGCGTCCAGTTCCACATCCGCGACCTCGCGGAGCACCTGATCCGCCTCGGGCACGAGGTGTCCGTCCTGGCCCCCGCGGACGACGAGACCCCCCTTCCGCCGTACGTCGTGTCGGCGGGCCGCGCAGTCCCCGTGCCGTACAACGGCTCGGTGGCCCGGCTCAACTTCGGGTTCCTCTCGGCCGCGCGGGTGCGCCGCTGGCTGCACGAGGGCACGTTCGACGTCATCCACATCCACGAGCCCACCTCGCCCTCTCTCGGGCTGCTCACGTGCTGGGCGGCGCAGGGACCGATCGTCGCGACGTTCCACACGTCCAACCCGCGCTCCCGGGCCATGATCGCCGCGTATCCGATCCTGCAGCCCGCCCTGGAGAAGATCAGCGCACGCATCGCGGTCAGTGAGTACGCGCGCCGCACGCTCGTCGAGCACCTGGGCGGCGACGCGGTCGTCATCCCGAACGGCGTGGACGTCGACTTCTTTACGAAGGCCGAGCCCAAGGCGGAGTGGCAGGGAGGGACGCTCGGCTTCATCGGCCGCATCGACGAGCCGCGCAAGGGCCTTCCGGTGCTGATGAAGGCGCTGCCGAAGATCCTCGCCGAGCGCCCCGGCACCCGGCTGCTCGTCGCGGGCCGCGGTGACGAGCAGGAGGCCGTCGCCTCACTGCCCGCCGAGATGCGCGACCGCGTGGAGTTCCTCGGCATGGTCAGCGACGAGGACAAGGCGCGGCTGCTGCGCAGCGTCGACGTGTACGTCGCCCCCAACACCGGCGGCGAGAGCTTCGGGATCATCCTCGTCGAGGCGCTCTCGGCGGGCGCACCCGTCCTCGCCAGCGATCTGGACGCCTTCGCGCAGGTCCTCGACCAGGGCGCCGCGGGCGACCTGTTCACCAACGAGGACGCCGACTCGCTGGCCGCGGCGGCCCTGCGGCTCCTGGGCGACCCCGAGCGCCGCGAGGAACTGCGCGAGCGCGGCAGTAAGCACGTGCGCCGCTTCGACTGGTCGACGGTGGGCGCCGACATCCTCTCGGTGTACGAGACGGTGGCGGACGGAGCGGCCGCGGTGGCCGCCGACGAACGCTCGGGTCTGCGGGCGCGGTTCGGGCTCGCACGGGACTGA
- the pdxS gene encoding pyridoxal 5'-phosphate synthase lyase subunit PdxS: MSSTLSSNNQSPETGTARVKRGMAEQLKGGVIMDVVNAEQAKIAEDAGAVAVMALERVPADIRKDGGVARMSDPNMIEEIIEAVSIPVMAKSRIGHFVEAQVLQSLGVDYIDESEVLTPADEVNHSDKFAFTTPFVCGATNLGEALRRIAEGAAMIRSKGEAGTGNVVEAVRHLRQIKNEIARLRGFDNNELYAAAKDLRAPYELVKEVSELGKLPVVLFSAGGVATPADAALMRQLGAEGVFVGSGIFKSGDPAARAAAIVKATTFYDDPKIIADASRNLGEAMVGINCDTLPEAERYANRGW, encoded by the coding sequence GTGTCCAGCACCCTCTCCAGCAACAACCAGTCGCCCGAGACCGGCACCGCGCGCGTCAAGCGCGGCATGGCGGAGCAGCTCAAGGGCGGCGTCATCATGGACGTCGTCAACGCCGAGCAGGCGAAGATCGCGGAGGACGCCGGCGCGGTCGCCGTCATGGCGCTGGAGCGGGTGCCCGCCGACATTCGCAAGGACGGCGGCGTCGCCCGGATGTCCGACCCGAACATGATCGAAGAGATCATCGAGGCCGTCTCCATCCCGGTCATGGCCAAGTCCCGCATCGGCCACTTCGTCGAGGCCCAGGTCCTGCAGTCCCTCGGCGTCGACTACATCGACGAGTCCGAGGTCCTCACCCCGGCCGACGAGGTCAACCACAGCGACAAGTTCGCCTTCACGACGCCGTTCGTGTGCGGTGCCACCAACCTGGGCGAGGCCCTGCGCCGCATCGCCGAGGGCGCGGCCATGATCCGCTCCAAGGGCGAGGCCGGCACCGGCAACGTCGTCGAGGCCGTGCGCCACCTGCGCCAGATCAAGAACGAGATCGCCAGGCTGCGCGGCTTCGACAACAACGAGCTGTACGCCGCCGCCAAGGATCTGCGCGCCCCGTACGAGCTGGTCAAGGAGGTCTCCGAGCTGGGCAAGCTGCCGGTGGTCCTCTTCTCGGCCGGTGGCGTCGCCACCCCCGCCGACGCCGCCCTGATGCGTCAGCTCGGTGCCGAGGGCGTCTTCGTCGGCTCCGGCATCTTCAAGTCGGGCGACCCGGCCGCGCGCGCCGCCGCCATCGTGAAGGCCACCACCTTCTACGACGACCCCAAGATCATCGCGGACGCGTCCCGCAACCTGGGCGAGGCCATGGTCGGCATCAACTGCGACACCCTCCCCGAGGCCGAGCGCTACGCCAACCGCGGCTGGTAA
- the pdxT gene encoding pyridoxal 5'-phosphate synthase glutaminase subunit PdxT: MNDTPVVGVLALQGDVREHLIALASADAVARPVRRPEELAEVDGLVIPGGESTTISKLAVLFGLMEPLRARVRAGMPVYGSCAGMIMLADKILDPRSEQETFGGIDMIVRRNAFGRQNESFEAAVDIAGIDGDPVEGVFIRAPWVESVGARVEVLAEHEGHIVAVRQGNALATSFHPELTGDHRVHELFVGMVRGNATAGSL, translated from the coding sequence ATGAACGACACCCCTGTAGTCGGCGTCCTGGCACTCCAGGGCGACGTACGGGAGCACCTGATCGCCCTGGCCTCGGCGGACGCCGTGGCCAGGCCGGTCCGGCGCCCCGAAGAGCTGGCCGAGGTGGACGGCCTGGTCATCCCGGGCGGTGAGTCCACCACCATCTCCAAACTGGCCGTTCTGTTCGGCCTGATGGAGCCCCTTCGCGCGCGCGTGCGCGCCGGTATGCCGGTCTACGGCAGCTGCGCGGGCATGATCATGCTCGCCGACAAGATCCTGGATCCGCGCTCGGAGCAGGAGACCTTCGGCGGCATCGACATGATCGTGCGGCGCAACGCCTTCGGGCGGCAGAACGAGTCCTTCGAGGCGGCCGTCGACATCGCCGGCATCGACGGCGATCCCGTGGAGGGTGTCTTCATCCGCGCCCCCTGGGTCGAGTCGGTCGGCGCGCGCGTCGAGGTGCTCGCGGAGCACGAGGGCCACATCGTCGCCGTGCGCCAGGGCAACGCCCTCGCCACGTCGTTCCACCCCGAGCTGACGGGCGACCATCGCGTGCACGAGCTGTTCGTCGGGATGGTGCGGGGGAACGCGACGGCGGGATCCTTGTAG
- a CDS encoding YebC/PmpR family DNA-binding transcriptional regulator has product MSGHSKWATTKHKKAVIDAKRGKLFAKMIKNIEVAARTGGADVSGNPTLFDAIQKAKKSSVPNKNIDSAVKRGAGLEAGGADYETIMYEGYGPNGVAVLIECLTDNRNRAASDVRVAMTRNGGSMADPGSVSYLFNRKGVVIVPKGEAGLSEDDVLGAVLDAGAEEVNDLGESFEVLSEATDMVAVRTALQEAGIEYDSADANFVPTMQVELDEDGARKIFKLIDALEDSDDVQNVFANFDVSDEVMEKVDA; this is encoded by the coding sequence ATGTCCGGCCACTCTAAATGGGCTACGACGAAGCACAAGAAGGCCGTGATTGACGCCAAGCGCGGCAAGCTCTTCGCGAAGATGATCAAGAACATCGAGGTCGCGGCCCGCACGGGCGGCGCCGATGTGTCCGGTAACCCGACCCTCTTCGACGCCATCCAGAAGGCCAAGAAGAGCTCGGTCCCGAACAAGAACATCGACTCCGCGGTCAAGCGCGGTGCCGGTCTCGAAGCCGGCGGTGCCGACTACGAGACGATCATGTACGAGGGCTACGGCCCGAACGGCGTCGCGGTGCTCATTGAGTGCCTCACCGACAACCGCAACCGCGCGGCCTCCGACGTACGCGTCGCGATGACCCGCAACGGCGGCTCCATGGCCGACCCGGGCTCCGTCTCGTACCTCTTCAACCGCAAGGGCGTCGTGATCGTCCCCAAGGGCGAGGCCGGTCTCTCGGAGGACGACGTCCTGGGCGCCGTCCTGGACGCGGGTGCCGAAGAGGTCAACGACCTCGGCGAGTCCTTCGAGGTCCTCTCCGAGGCCACCGACATGGTCGCGGTCCGCACCGCGCTCCAGGAAGCCGGCATCGAGTACGACTCGGCCGACGCCAACTTCGTCCCGACCATGCAGGTCGAGCTGGACGAGGACGGCGCGCGGAAGATCTTCAAGCTCATCGACGCGCTCGAGGACAGCGACGACGTCCAGAACGTCTTCGCCAACTTCGACGTGAGCGACGAGGTCATGGAGAAGGTCGACGCCTGA
- the ruvC gene encoding crossover junction endodeoxyribonuclease RuvC: MRVLGVDPGLTRCGVGVVDGVAGRPLTMRGVGVVRTPADAELGHRLVAIEQGIEQWLDEYDPEVLAVERVFSQHNVRTVMGTAQASAVAMLCASRRGIPVALHTPSEVKAAVTGSGRADKAQVGAMVTRLLRLDAPPKPADAADALALAICHIWRAPAQNRLQQAVAQNRFQQAAALHASRTPAAPKTPAAPSAPSVQKGRTA; encoded by the coding sequence GTGCGCGTGCTGGGTGTGGACCCGGGTCTGACCCGGTGCGGTGTGGGGGTCGTCGACGGAGTCGCCGGACGCCCGCTGACCATGCGCGGGGTCGGCGTCGTCCGCACGCCCGCCGACGCCGAGCTCGGTCACCGCCTGGTCGCCATCGAGCAGGGCATCGAGCAGTGGCTCGACGAGTACGATCCGGAAGTCCTCGCGGTGGAGCGGGTGTTCAGCCAGCACAACGTACGTACGGTCATGGGCACCGCCCAGGCCAGCGCCGTCGCCATGCTCTGCGCGTCCCGCCGCGGCATCCCGGTCGCCCTGCACACGCCCAGCGAGGTCAAGGCCGCCGTCACCGGCAGTGGCCGCGCGGACAAGGCGCAGGTCGGCGCGATGGTGACCCGCCTCCTGCGGCTCGACGCACCGCCCAAGCCCGCCGACGCCGCGGACGCCCTCGCCCTCGCCATCTGTCACATCTGGCGCGCCCCCGCGCAGAACCGCCTCCAGCAGGCAGTGGCCCAGAACCGCTTCCAGCAGGCGGCGGCCCTGCACGCGTCGAGAACCCCGGCAGCACCCAAAACCCCCGCAGCTCCGTCAGCCCCGTCAGTACAGAAAGGCCGTACCGCATGA
- the ruvA gene encoding Holliday junction branch migration protein RuvA has protein sequence MIAFVSGPVAALAPDSAVVEVGGIGMAIQCAPNTLSTLRIGQQTKLATSLVVREDSLTLYGFADDDERQTFELLQTASGVGPRLAQAMLAVHSPDALRRAVATGDEKALTAVPGIGKKGAQKLLLEYKDRLGEPLGTGGPAIGTPVTAGWSDQLHAALIGLGYATREADEAVVAVTPQAEASEKPQVGQLLKAALQTLNRTR, from the coding sequence ATGATCGCCTTCGTCAGCGGCCCCGTCGCCGCCCTCGCCCCCGATTCCGCGGTGGTCGAGGTCGGTGGCATCGGCATGGCCATCCAGTGCGCGCCGAACACCCTCTCCACCCTGCGGATCGGCCAGCAGACCAAGCTCGCCACCTCCCTCGTGGTCCGCGAGGACTCACTCACCCTGTACGGCTTCGCGGACGACGACGAGCGCCAGACCTTCGAGCTCCTGCAGACCGCGAGCGGCGTCGGACCGCGCCTCGCGCAGGCCATGCTCGCCGTGCACAGCCCGGACGCCCTGCGCCGCGCGGTCGCCACCGGTGACGAGAAGGCGCTCACCGCGGTCCCGGGCATCGGCAAGAAGGGCGCCCAGAAGCTCCTCCTGGAGTACAAGGACCGCCTCGGCGAGCCCCTCGGCACGGGCGGGCCCGCGATCGGCACCCCCGTCACCGCCGGCTGGAGCGACCAGCTGCACGCGGCCCTCATCGGCCTCGGGTACGCGACGCGCGAGGCCGACGAAGCCGTCGTCGCCGTCACCCCGCAGGCCGAGGCCTCCGAGAAGCCGCAGGTGGGCCAGCTCCTCAAGGCCGCCCTGCAGACGCTGAACCGCACCCGCTAG
- the ruvB gene encoding Holliday junction branch migration DNA helicase RuvB: MNWDETTDDATAPAGAAERLVGASADGEDQAVEAALRPKDLGEFIGQEKVREQLDLVLRAARARGATADHVLLSGAPGLGKTTLSMIIAAEMGAPIRITSGPAIQHAGDLAAILSSLQEGEVLFLDEIHRMSRPAEEMLYMAMEDFRVDVIVGKGPGATAIPLELPPFTLVGATTRAGLLPPPLRDRFGFTAHMEFYEPAELERVVHRSAQLLDVEIDPAGAAEIAGRSRGTPRIANRLLRRVRDYAQVKADGVINKDIAGAALKVYEVDGRGLDRLDRAVLEALLKLFGGGPVGLSTLAVAVGEERETVEEVAEPFLVREGLLARTPRGRVGTPAAWAHLGLVPPRQAGGIGQGDLFGA, translated from the coding sequence ATGAACTGGGACGAGACGACCGACGACGCGACCGCCCCGGCGGGTGCGGCCGAGCGGCTCGTCGGTGCGTCGGCCGACGGTGAGGACCAGGCGGTCGAGGCCGCGCTGCGCCCCAAGGACCTGGGCGAGTTCATCGGCCAGGAGAAGGTCCGCGAGCAGCTCGACCTCGTCCTGCGGGCGGCCCGCGCGCGCGGCGCCACCGCCGACCACGTGCTCCTCTCCGGCGCCCCCGGCCTCGGCAAGACCACCCTCTCGATGATCATCGCGGCCGAGATGGGCGCCCCGATCCGCATCACCAGCGGCCCCGCCATCCAGCATGCGGGTGACCTCGCCGCGATCCTCTCCTCCCTCCAGGAGGGAGAGGTGCTCTTCCTCGACGAGATCCACCGGATGTCCCGGCCCGCCGAAGAGATGCTCTACATGGCGATGGAGGACTTCCGCGTCGACGTCATCGTCGGCAAGGGTCCCGGCGCCACGGCCATCCCGCTGGAGCTGCCGCCCTTCACCCTGGTCGGCGCCACCACCCGGGCGGGCCTGCTGCCGCCGCCGCTGCGCGACCGCTTCGGCTTCACCGCGCACATGGAGTTCTACGAACCCGCCGAGCTGGAGCGCGTGGTCCACCGCTCCGCGCAGCTGCTCGACGTGGAGATCGACCCGGCAGGCGCCGCCGAGATCGCGGGCCGTTCGCGCGGCACACCCCGTATCGCCAACCGCCTGCTGCGCCGCGTGCGGGACTATGCGCAGGTCAAGGCCGACGGAGTGATCAACAAGGACATCGCGGGCGCCGCCCTCAAGGTCTACGAGGTGGACGGCCGCGGCCTCGACCGCCTCGACCGCGCGGTCCTGGAGGCCCTGCTCAAGCTCTTCGGCGGCGGCCCCGTCGGCCTCTCGACGCTCGCGGTCGCCGTGGGGGAGGAGCGGGAGACGGTCGAGGAGGTCGCCGAGCCCTTCCTGGTACGGGAGGGACTGCTCGCGCGGACCCCCCGGGGCCGGGTCGGGACCCCGGCGGCATGGGCGCATCTCGGCCTTGTTCCGCCGCGGCAGGCGGGCGGAATCGGACAAGGGGACCTGTTCGGGGCGTGA
- the yajC gene encoding preprotein translocase subunit YajC yields the protein MNIVTLLPFIVLIGAMFLMTRSAKKKQQAAAAMRNEMQPGTGIRTIGGMYATVKEVHDDAVLLEVAPGVHAFYAKNSIGAVLEDDEYNRIVHGTAVDLKSDSPVVPDDASSLTETDEPAAGASDDSPIDLGKKDADSAPEADDAEPKKTDGETDTK from the coding sequence GTGAATATCGTGACCCTCCTCCCGTTCATCGTGCTCATCGGGGCCATGTTCCTGATGACCCGCTCCGCCAAGAAGAAGCAGCAGGCGGCCGCGGCGATGCGTAACGAGATGCAGCCCGGCACCGGCATCCGAACGATCGGGGGCATGTACGCCACCGTCAAGGAGGTTCACGACGACGCGGTCCTCCTTGAGGTGGCTCCGGGCGTGCACGCGTTCTACGCGAAGAACTCCATCGGCGCCGTCCTCGAGGACGACGAGTACAACCGCATCGTCCACGGCACCGCTGTCGACCTGAAGTCGGACAGCCCCGTCGTCCCGGACGACGCCTCCTCCCTCACCGAGACCGACGAGCCCGCCGCCGGCGCTTCCGACGACTCGCCCATCGACCTCGGCAAGAAGGACGCGGACAGCGCCCCCGAGGCCGACGACGCCGAGCCGAAGAAGACCGACGGCGAGACCGACACGAAGTAA